The nucleotide sequence TCCAGTGGGCTGCCTAGCGTCACGATACCTACCGTATCTCCCCGTTGCAGCGCCTTTGGTTGGATTGCCATGCCGATCACTCTCCTCGAAAGCTCGCTATAACTACGTTATGAGAGAAACGAGTCGATATTCCCAGCTGTCGCGTGTGAAGTCGATCCAATACGCGTATAATAGGTTACATAGTCAAGCTTATTGGAGGGATATTATGCTCTTTATCAGCAACAAAAATAACCATGACCCTGCACTCAACCTCGCACTTGAGGAATATATTTTGCGTTCGCTGCCGGACGATAATGACTATTTGTTGTTTTATATTAACGAGCCGTCGATTATCATTGGGAAAAATCAAAATACCGTCGAAGAGATTAATGCGGAATATGTAGAGTCTAATGGGATTCACATCGTTCGCAGATTGTCAGGTGGCGGCGCTGTCTATCACGACCTTGGCAACTTGAATTTCAGCTTTATTATGAAGGACGACGGCAAGTCGTTTCACAATTTCAAGAAATTCACCGAGCCTGTCGTTCAGGCATTACGTACATTAGGGGTCGAGGCTGAGCTGTCCGGTCGTAACGACCTTCAAGTAGGTGAGCGCAAAATATCGGGCAATGCGCAGTTCTCTACACGGGGCAAAATGTTCAGTCATGGCACGTTAATGTTCGACTCTGAGATTGAGCATGTTGTGTCCGCGTTAAAGGTGAATGCCGAGAAATACGTGTCCAAAGCGACGAAATCAATCCGCAGTCGCGTAGCAAACATCTCTGAGTTTCTAACAGAGCCGATGACGATTGAGCAGTTTAAAGCGCGATTATTACAATCTCTCTTCGCTGGTGAAGCTAAGATTCCCTATTACGAGCTGAGCGAGCAAGATTGGGACAATGTGCATAAGCTTGCGGACGAGCGTTATCGGAGCTGGGATTGGAACTATGGACGTTCACCTACGTTCAATGTGCGGCAAACAAAACGAATTGAAGGTGCTGGAATGTTCGATGTACGGCTTCAAGTGGAGCAGGGCGTAATCGCTGGGGCGACGATTTACGGCGACTTCTTCGGACGCGGCGATGTAAGCGAGCTTGCGAATAAATTCGTCGGCGTGCGTTACGAAAACGCGGCGCTGAGCGAGGTGCTCGATCAGCTCGACTTGGCGTTCTACCTAGGTCCAGTGACGAAGGAGCAAGTGCTGGAGTTGTTGTTGTAGTGATAACGGACATGAGAGACCTTATTTGCGATAAATCAGACGATTTCGACGCTCAAAAGCACAAATAAGGCCTCTGGTGTCCCGTTCACTACTTCAAAACCCTCGTAAACCCACAAATAGCGTCGCTCATGTCCGTTAAACCCACAGTCACCACACGTATTCACACATACTACACGACTACACGACGCACAAAAAAAGAGCCGTCTTTACGACGACCCTTCTACAACTATTTCCGATGCATCTTAAACTCCAGGAACAGTTCATTATAATGGGAGAGCATCCGTTTGCCTAAGTTATCATAGACCTCAAGCTTCTCCAGCAACTCATCCTCTGGGTAAAATCTCGTATCTCCTGATACTTCCTCATCCAATAACTCCAAAGCTGCATCGTTCGGTGTCGAGTAGCCCACATAATCGGCATTGCGAGCTGCATTTTCCGGATCAAGCATGAAGTCCATGAACAAATACGCACCTTCGATATTCTTCGCTGTCTTCGGAATGACCATGTTGTCGAACCACAGATTCGATCCTTCTTCAGGCACCACATAGTCCAGCTTCTCGTTCTCACTCATGATCTCAGCGGCGTCACCGGACCATACAAGACCTACTGCGGCCTCTTCGTTCGCAAGCAGCATCTTGATCTCATCACCGACGATAGCCTTCACATTCGGAGTGAGCTTATTGAGCTTATTTTTCGCCTCTTGAAGATGGTCCTCGTTCGTGTCATTTAGAGAATAGCCTAAACTATTCAATCCGAATCCGATCACTTCGCGAGCTCCATCCGCAAGCAAAATTTGGTTGCGCAAATCATCCGCCCATAGCTCATCCCAGCTTGTAAACGTATGGTCGCCGACCAATTCCGGATTGTAAACGATGCCCACCGTGCCCCAGAAATAAGGTACCGAGTACTGATTTTCCGGATCAAATGGTAGGTCCATAAACTTCTCGTTAATATATTGCATATTCGGAAGCCTGCTATGATCGATTGGAATGAGCAAGTCCTCTTCAATCATTTTGCTAATCGCATAATCGGATGGCACACTGATATCGAATGTTGTTCCACCCTGAGCAATCTTCGTAAGCATCGCTTCATTGGAATCGAACGTCTGATAAATCACTTTAATGCCTGTCTGCTCCTCGAAATCGTCAAGCAGCTCCGGATCAATATAATCGCCCCAGTTGTATACCGTCAGTGTATTCCCACCGGTATAGCCTTCTGCAGCATTCATTCGGGAAATCACATACATGAGCACAATGCTCACAACGATAACAATTGAAAACATTCTAACTAGCTGCTTCATGGCTGGACAACCCCCACTCCGATCCGTTTGCTATTGTTACGGCGGTTAATCAAGTAATAGCCAACGACCAAAATGACCGTGAACAAGAAGATGAGTGTAGACAGCGCATTGATAGATAACGAAATCCCTTGTCTCGCGCGCGAGTAGATTTCAACTGACAATGTCGAGTAGCCATTACCCGTAACGAAAAATGTAACTGCGAAGTCATCGAGCGAGTAAGTGAGTGCCATGAAAAACCCTGCAAAAATGCCTGGCTTAATAAATGGCAAAATAACTTTTGACAGCACCTCTCTGCTATTCGCTCCTAGATCGCGTGCTGCATCGATAAGTGTTGGGCTCATCTCCTGTAGCTTTGGCAACACCATAAGCACAACGATAGGTACACTGAACGCAACATGCGACAACAGTACCGAAGTAAAGCCCAATTGTACACCGATCATCGTAAACATAATGAGGAACGATGCCCCAATGATAACGTCAGGGCTTACGATCAACACGTTGTTCATTGAGAGCAATGTGTTTTTACGACGATAGCGTTTAATCCTATGAATCGCAATTGCACCTGCAACTCCAATAATTGTCGCGATCAGAGCTGACAATAACGCAATCACTAATGTATTAAGAACAATAATCAACAAGCGTGTATCCTCAAACACTTCCTTATACCATTCGAGAGTGAAGCCCTCGAAGCCGGTCATACTCCCTCCACTGTTGAAGGAATAATACATCAAGTACATAATCGGCGAGTAGAGCACAATGAACACACATACTAAGTAAAGATTCGCCCACTTATTATTTTTACCCATTGCGCAGCCCTCTCTTTCGATTGCCAGTCAAGATCATAATGATCGCCATAGCAATAATTAATACGACCGCAATCGCAGAGCCCATGCCCCAGTCTTGCGTTACAAGGAAGTGCTGTTCAATTGCCGTACCCAGCGTAATGACGCGGTTCCCTGCAATGAGGCGCGTAATCATAAACAAGGACAATGCCGGAATGAATACCGCCTGACATCCTGCCTTTACACCCTCAAGCGTAAGTGGAAATACAACTTTACGAAACGTACCTAAAGCCGAAGCACCCAAATCTCTTGATGCATAAATTAGCGATGGATTCATCTCTTCCAAAGCATTGTAGATCGGCAAGATCATGAACGGAATGAAGATATAGACCGAAACGAATACGAAGCTGAAATCCGTGAACAATATTTGCTGCGTCCCGATCCCAACCAGCTCAAGCACTTTATTCGTAAAGCCATACGTTCCGAACAATCCGATAAAAGCATATGCTTTGAGCAGAAGATTGATCCAGCTCGGTAATATGATAAGCAGCAACCAAAGCGTCTTATGTTTCGTTCGGGTAAGCCAGTAAGCTGTGGGATACGCAATTAGAAGTGAGAACGCCGTAATCAGAAACGCATACCAGAATGAGTTCAATGTCATCTGCAAATAGACTGGCGACAAAAACTTCGTATAGTTGCCGAAAGTGAACGCCCCATCAACATCGAATAAGGAATAATAAACGATAAGAAGAATAGGCGCAACGACGAACAATACCATCCAGATTAAATAAGGAATAAGAAAAATGTTCCGCGATCTACTCATCATCGGCAGACTCTCCATACGCTTCAAGACGCTTATCGAATTCTTCTTCCGTCTCGTTGAAGCGCATTACGTGTATGGCTTCAGGATCAAACGTCAACCCGATGTTCTCGCCTACATTCGCTTTCCTCGTAGAATGGACAAGCCATTCATTACCGGCTTCATCATAACTGCTAATCTCATAATGCACACCGCGGAACAATTGGCTATCGACACGTACTTTAAGCTTACCATGATCCGGTGTCGTTATTTCCAAATCCTCTGGGCGAATGACGATCTCTACTGCTTCATTTGACGTGAAGCCTTGGTCAACGCAATCAAACGTTTTCCCAGCAAAACGAACGATGCCATCCTCGACCATCGTCCCTGCCACAATATTAGATTCTCCAATAAAGTCAGCGACAAAGCGGTTAATCGGCTCATCATAGATGTCTGTAGGTGTGCCGCTTTGCTGGATAACCCCCTGGTTCAATACGTAAATTTCATCAGACAGCGCAAGTGCTTCTTCCTGATCGTGTGTAACGAAGACGAATGTAATGCCGAGTCTGCGTTGAAGCTCTCTCAGTTCATACTGCATCTCAGTACGTAGCTTCAAGTCGAGTGCCGAAAGAGGCTCATCGAGCAACAGCACCTGCGGTTCATTAATGATTGCACGAGCAATCGCAACCCGTTGACGCTGACCACCAGACATATCTGTAATTTCACGATTTTCGTAGCCCTCTAAGTTGACAAACTTTAGAGCTTCTTTAACCTTTGCTTGAATGTCCGCCTTCTTCCACTTCTTCACGCGCAATCCAAACGCCACATTCTCGAATACATTCAAGTGTGGGAACAATGCGTAGTCCTGGAAGACCGTATTCACTTGTCGTTCATTGGCTGGTACCTGATTAATCACTTTACCTTGGAAGTAAATTTTCCCGTCAGTCGGTTCCGTAAATCCTGCGATTAGTCGCAATATCGTCGTCTTCCCACAGCCTGATGGACCAAGTAAAGTGTAAAATTTCCCGCGTTCTAATGTAAAGCTAACCGAATCCAACACCTGCGTGCCATCCTCGTATCTTTTCGTTATATTTTCAAAATGGATGATCGGTTGTGTAAGATGTTCTTGTTCTGCCATGAGTTCCTCCAATATCATCAATAGACTAAATTTAGCCCTATTGTATCATGTTCTCCACACTTTCGACATTCAAGACTGTAAAACTTTAAAATTGTATCGTTCTCACCACACACTACAGTAACTTAGATCTTGACGCTTGACGGATACTCTCGATCGATTGAAATATTCTCTGAATGCTGCCATTTCTCCAAGTAATTCGCTCGTTTCCCGCCTCCGCGCAGATTAGTGCGACTTTATCGGCTTATTTTGCTCGTTTCACTCCACCGCGCAGATTAGTGCGACTTTATCAGCTTATTTCGCTCGTTTCCCTCAACC is from Candidatus Cohnella colombiensis and encodes:
- a CDS encoding lipoate--protein ligase; translation: MLFISNKNNHDPALNLALEEYILRSLPDDNDYLLFYINEPSIIIGKNQNTVEEINAEYVESNGIHIVRRLSGGGAVYHDLGNLNFSFIMKDDGKSFHNFKKFTEPVVQALRTLGVEAELSGRNDLQVGERKISGNAQFSTRGKMFSHGTLMFDSEIEHVVSALKVNAEKYVSKATKSIRSRVANISEFLTEPMTIEQFKARLLQSLFAGEAKIPYYELSEQDWDNVHKLADERYRSWDWNYGRSPTFNVRQTKRIEGAGMFDVRLQVEQGVIAGATIYGDFFGRGDVSELANKFVGVRYENAALSEVLDQLDLAFYLGPVTKEQVLELLL
- a CDS encoding ABC transporter substrate-binding protein; translation: MKQLVRMFSIVIVVSIVLMYVISRMNAAEGYTGGNTLTVYNWGDYIDPELLDDFEEQTGIKVIYQTFDSNEAMLTKIAQGGTTFDISVPSDYAISKMIEEDLLIPIDHSRLPNMQYINEKFMDLPFDPENQYSVPYFWGTVGIVYNPELVGDHTFTSWDELWADDLRNQILLADGAREVIGFGLNSLGYSLNDTNEDHLQEAKNKLNKLTPNVKAIVGDEIKMLLANEEAAVGLVWSGDAAEIMSENEKLDYVVPEEGSNLWFDNMVIPKTAKNIEGAYLFMDFMLDPENAARNADYVGYSTPNDAALELLDEEVSGDTRFYPEDELLEKLEVYDNLGKRMLSHYNELFLEFKMHRK
- a CDS encoding ABC transporter permease, producing MGKNNKWANLYLVCVFIVLYSPIMYLMYYSFNSGGSMTGFEGFTLEWYKEVFEDTRLLIIVLNTLVIALLSALIATIIGVAGAIAIHRIKRYRRKNTLLSMNNVLIVSPDVIIGASFLIMFTMIGVQLGFTSVLLSHVAFSVPIVVLMVLPKLQEMSPTLIDAARDLGANSREVLSKVILPFIKPGIFAGFFMALTYSLDDFAVTFFVTGNGYSTLSVEIYSRARQGISLSINALSTLIFLFTVILVVGYYLINRRNNSKRIGVGVVQP
- a CDS encoding ABC transporter permease, giving the protein MMSRSRNIFLIPYLIWMVLFVVAPILLIVYYSLFDVDGAFTFGNYTKFLSPVYLQMTLNSFWYAFLITAFSLLIAYPTAYWLTRTKHKTLWLLLIILPSWINLLLKAYAFIGLFGTYGFTNKVLELVGIGTQQILFTDFSFVFVSVYIFIPFMILPIYNALEEMNPSLIYASRDLGASALGTFRKVVFPLTLEGVKAGCQAVFIPALSLFMITRLIAGNRVITLGTAIEQHFLVTQDWGMGSAIAVVLIIAMAIIMILTGNRKRGLRNG
- a CDS encoding ABC transporter ATP-binding protein, translating into MAEQEHLTQPIIHFENITKRYEDGTQVLDSVSFTLERGKFYTLLGPSGCGKTTILRLIAGFTEPTDGKIYFQGKVINQVPANERQVNTVFQDYALFPHLNVFENVAFGLRVKKWKKADIQAKVKEALKFVNLEGYENREITDMSGGQRQRVAIARAIINEPQVLLLDEPLSALDLKLRTEMQYELRELQRRLGITFVFVTHDQEEALALSDEIYVLNQGVIQQSGTPTDIYDEPINRFVADFIGESNIVAGTMVEDGIVRFAGKTFDCVDQGFTSNEAVEIVIRPEDLEITTPDHGKLKVRVDSQLFRGVHYEISSYDEAGNEWLVHSTRKANVGENIGLTFDPEAIHVMRFNETEEEFDKRLEAYGESADDE